In Kitasatospora sp. NBC_00240, the following are encoded in one genomic region:
- a CDS encoding ABC transporter permease produces the protein MTTALSVEREPDKNGNRPTPATTARTWLTSVGGQNLSLIGALVLVLGLFGILNDNYLSVSNMQVIAEAATITGLLAVVQTAVIICGGLDISVGSQAGVASVVSAMAFTSTGSNALAGIAAAVGVGLLVGILNGVIIVYGRVNPTIATLAGLAAYKGLAQLISDGRAQGYVLNNDIFVFLGRGKIAGLPVMVWILIVVALAVHLLLKYTDIGRNVYAIGGNDTAARLAGININKYLVAVYALIGVVAAVAGILLTARTGSGQPTSGSEGLELKAITAAALGGAALKGGKGGIGGTLLAVALLGCLENGLTVQGINAFWQNVAQGALLVVAVVIQQRRNGERRIGLPA, from the coding sequence ATGACGACCGCCCTTTCCGTCGAGCGAGAGCCCGACAAGAACGGAAACCGGCCGACACCGGCAACCACCGCACGCACCTGGCTCACCTCCGTCGGTGGCCAGAACCTGAGCCTGATCGGCGCCCTGGTGCTGGTCCTGGGCCTGTTCGGGATCCTCAACGACAACTACCTCAGCGTCTCCAACATGCAGGTCATCGCCGAGGCCGCCACCATCACCGGCCTGCTCGCCGTCGTCCAGACCGCCGTCATCATCTGCGGCGGCCTCGACATCTCGGTGGGCTCCCAGGCCGGCGTCGCCTCCGTCGTCTCCGCCATGGCCTTCACCTCCACCGGCTCCAACGCCCTCGCCGGCATCGCCGCCGCCGTCGGGGTGGGCCTGCTCGTCGGCATCCTCAACGGCGTGATCATCGTCTACGGCCGCGTCAACCCCACCATCGCCACCCTCGCCGGCCTCGCCGCCTACAAGGGCCTCGCCCAGCTCATCTCCGACGGCCGCGCCCAGGGCTACGTCCTCAACAACGACATCTTCGTCTTCCTCGGCCGCGGCAAGATCGCCGGCCTCCCCGTCATGGTCTGGATCCTCATCGTCGTCGCCCTCGCCGTGCACCTGCTCCTCAAGTACACCGACATCGGCCGCAACGTCTACGCCATCGGCGGCAACGACACCGCCGCCCGCCTCGCCGGCATCAACATCAACAAGTACCTCGTCGCCGTCTACGCCCTCATCGGCGTCGTCGCCGCCGTAGCCGGCATCCTCCTCACCGCCCGCACCGGCTCCGGCCAGCCCACCTCCGGCAGCGAAGGCCTCGAACTCAAGGCCATCACCGCAGCGGCCCTGGGCGGCGCAGCCCTCAAGGGCGGCAAGGGCGGCATCGGCGGCACCCTCCTCGCCGTCGCCCTCCTCGGCTGCCTCGAGAACGGCCTCACCGTCCAAGGCATCAACGCCTTCTGGCAGAACGTCGCCCAGGGCGCCCTCCTCGTCGTCGCCGTCGTCATCCAGCAGCGCCGCAACGGCGAACGCCGCATCGGCCTCCCCGCCTAG